A single region of the Arthrobacter sp. zg-Y20 genome encodes:
- a CDS encoding LacI family DNA-binding transcriptional regulator, producing the protein MVAALAGVSRATVSRVVNGSSSVDPHLVTSVEQAVKVLNYVPNRAARTLASRRTYTVTLLVPESTSKVFADPFFAAVVEGVARYLNTTEYMLNMVTSSESNPEKTRRYLLGGNVDGVLVVSHHTGDHSWTHLNGSLPLVFAGRPLLDSAEAYFVEVDNEEGAATATKRLISAGRRSIATIAGPQDMHPGVDRLAGWRTAVQRAGLSDLLVEAGDFTVASGAAAMRRLLDRGQPVDGVFAANDQMAAGAYTVLKERGLRIPDDVAVVGFDDDYYATSVAPALTTIHHPISLLGEKMAEILVDLIEGRPAERVTRLPTSLVVRESA; encoded by the coding sequence ATGGTCGCGGCCCTGGCCGGAGTCTCCCGTGCCACGGTGTCACGCGTGGTCAACGGTTCATCCTCCGTTGACCCGCACCTCGTCACGTCGGTGGAGCAGGCAGTGAAGGTGCTGAACTATGTGCCGAACCGTGCTGCCAGGACCCTCGCCAGCCGACGCACCTACACTGTGACCCTGCTGGTCCCGGAGTCCACCTCCAAGGTCTTCGCGGATCCCTTCTTCGCGGCCGTGGTGGAAGGCGTTGCACGTTACCTGAACACCACCGAGTACATGCTCAACATGGTGACGTCCTCTGAGTCCAATCCGGAGAAAACCCGGCGGTACCTGCTGGGCGGAAACGTGGACGGGGTCCTGGTGGTGTCACACCACACCGGGGATCATTCCTGGACGCATTTGAACGGCTCCCTGCCGCTGGTCTTCGCGGGCCGTCCCCTGCTGGACTCCGCTGAGGCCTACTTCGTCGAGGTGGACAACGAGGAAGGGGCGGCGACGGCCACCAAGCGGCTGATTAGTGCCGGCAGGCGCAGTATTGCAACCATTGCCGGCCCGCAGGACATGCATCCGGGCGTGGACCGGCTGGCGGGCTGGCGTACTGCAGTGCAGCGTGCCGGCCTCAGCGACCTCCTGGTGGAAGCCGGCGACTTTACCGTGGCCTCGGGGGCCGCCGCCATGCGCCGGCTGCTGGACCGCGGGCAGCCCGTGGACGGCGTCTTCGCCGCCAATGACCAGATGGCAGCCGGTGCTTATACGGTGCTCAAGGAACGCGGGCTGCGGATCCCCGACGACGTCGCCGTCGTCGGATTTGATGATGACTACTACGCCACCAGCGTGGCCCCGGCGCTGACCACCATCCACCACCCGATCTCGCTGCTGGGCGAGAAGATGGCCGAGATCCTGGTGGACCTGATCGAAGGGCGTCCGGCGGAACGCGTCACGCGGCTGCCCACGTCCCTTGTGGTCCGGGAATCTGCCTAG
- a CDS encoding GH1 family beta-glucosidase: protein MTNNTPEWNNFPAGFIWGSATAAAQVEGAAREDGKEDSIWDAFAAVPGNVRNGDTPAVAVDHYHRMPQDVALMKDLGLDSYRFSTSWARVRPGGGDLNRKGLDFYSRLVDELLEAGILPWLTLYHWDLPQALEEAGGWTNRDTAYRFVEYAQDVYSALGDRVEHWTTFNEPFCSSLLGYGSGAHAPGRQEPRAAVAAVHHQHLAHGMAVNELRRLGAEQIGITLNLSNSIPRDPADPIDLEAARQFDSLQNRIFLDPILRGSYPEDSLRDLAPYGLQEVIQPGDMETIGARIDFLGVNHYHDDQISGHPDTSGSDGHGGGAGRPTASPWVGAEHITFPSRGLPRTGMDWEVNPDGLRKLLLRLGEEYPDLPPLYITENGAAYEDEVAEDGSVPDAERTRFILDHIRAVGEAISAGADVRGYFVWSLLDNFEWSWGYSKRFGIVRVDYDTQERTVKDSGHAYRGLIAGTRSAAGAATAV, encoded by the coding sequence ATGACTAACAACACCCCGGAATGGAACAACTTCCCGGCCGGCTTCATCTGGGGATCCGCCACCGCGGCCGCACAGGTTGAAGGCGCAGCGCGGGAGGACGGCAAGGAAGACTCCATTTGGGACGCCTTTGCCGCAGTACCCGGCAACGTACGCAACGGAGACACCCCGGCAGTTGCCGTGGACCACTACCACCGGATGCCGCAGGACGTGGCCCTGATGAAGGACCTGGGACTGGACTCCTACCGGTTTTCCACCAGCTGGGCGAGGGTTCGGCCGGGCGGCGGGGACCTCAACCGCAAGGGGCTGGATTTCTACTCTCGTCTGGTGGACGAACTCTTGGAAGCCGGGATCCTTCCCTGGCTCACCCTCTACCACTGGGACCTCCCCCAGGCCCTGGAGGAGGCCGGCGGGTGGACCAACCGCGACACCGCATACCGGTTCGTGGAGTATGCACAGGATGTCTACTCCGCGCTGGGCGACCGGGTGGAGCACTGGACAACGTTTAATGAACCGTTCTGCTCGTCGCTGCTCGGTTACGGGTCCGGGGCGCACGCTCCCGGCCGGCAGGAGCCGCGTGCAGCGGTTGCCGCCGTCCACCACCAGCACTTGGCCCACGGCATGGCGGTGAACGAACTCCGCCGCCTGGGCGCGGAGCAGATCGGCATCACCCTGAACCTGAGCAACTCCATCCCCCGTGACCCGGCGGACCCCATAGACCTCGAGGCCGCGCGCCAGTTCGACTCCCTGCAGAACCGGATTTTCCTGGATCCCATCCTGCGCGGATCATATCCGGAGGATTCCCTCCGCGACCTGGCGCCTTATGGCCTCCAAGAGGTCATCCAGCCCGGCGACATGGAAACCATTGGCGCCCGCATCGACTTCCTGGGCGTGAACCACTACCACGATGACCAAATCAGCGGACACCCGGATACCAGCGGCTCCGACGGGCACGGCGGGGGTGCAGGACGGCCGACGGCGTCTCCGTGGGTTGGGGCCGAACACATCACCTTCCCCAGCCGCGGCCTGCCGCGCACGGGGATGGACTGGGAGGTGAACCCGGACGGGCTGCGCAAGCTGCTCCTGCGGCTGGGCGAGGAGTACCCGGACCTGCCTCCGCTTTACATCACCGAGAACGGTGCAGCGTACGAGGACGAGGTTGCCGAAGACGGCAGCGTCCCGGATGCTGAGCGCACGCGCTTCATCCTCGACCACATCCGCGCCGTGGGAGAGGCCATCTCCGCCGGTGCCGATGTGCGCGGCTACTTCGTGTGGTCCCTGCTGGATAATTTCGAGTGGTCCTGGGGCTACAGCAAACGCTTCGGCATTGTCCGGGTGGATTACGACACGCAGGAGCGGACGGTGAAGGACAGCGGACATGCCTACCGCGGCCTCATCGCCGGGACCCGGAGCGCCGCAGGGGCAGCGACAGCCGTGTGA
- a CDS encoding carbohydrate ABC transporter permease, with translation MSVIERKAPAPGRGSVPPRRKQALRNRILGNGLRPGFLTYGLLLAFFVGSAYPLWWSAVVGSRSNEALGLTYPPLLPGGNFWANVGEVLDTIPFWTALWNSILISSIITVSVVIFSTLAGYAFAKLRFRGNGVLMVAVVATMAIPTQLGIIPLFMVMRELGWTGEIGAVIVPTLVTAFGVFFMRQYLVDVIPDELIESARMDGANMIRTFWHVALPAARPAMAILSLFTFMSAWTDFLWPLLVLDASNPTLQTALSQLQSSRYVDYSVVLSGAVLSTIPLLILFVLAGKQLISGIMQGAVKG, from the coding sequence GTGAGTGTCATTGAACGCAAAGCCCCCGCCCCGGGGCGCGGAAGCGTCCCTCCCAGGAGGAAGCAGGCCCTGCGGAACAGGATCCTCGGGAATGGGCTCCGCCCCGGTTTCCTGACGTACGGCCTGCTGCTGGCCTTCTTCGTCGGCTCGGCCTATCCCCTGTGGTGGTCTGCAGTAGTAGGCAGCCGCTCCAACGAGGCGCTGGGCCTGACGTACCCGCCGCTGCTGCCGGGCGGTAACTTCTGGGCGAACGTGGGCGAGGTGCTGGACACCATCCCGTTTTGGACGGCATTGTGGAACAGCATCCTGATTTCCAGCATCATCACCGTTTCCGTGGTCATCTTCTCCACGCTGGCGGGCTACGCGTTTGCCAAGCTGCGCTTCCGCGGCAACGGTGTACTGATGGTGGCGGTTGTGGCCACCATGGCCATTCCCACCCAGCTTGGCATCATCCCGTTGTTCATGGTGATGCGGGAGCTCGGCTGGACCGGTGAAATCGGCGCCGTAATCGTGCCGACGCTGGTAACGGCCTTCGGCGTATTCTTTATGCGCCAATATCTCGTGGACGTCATTCCCGACGAACTCATCGAATCCGCCCGTATGGACGGGGCCAACATGATCAGGACGTTCTGGCACGTCGCGCTGCCCGCGGCCCGTCCGGCCATGGCAATCCTCAGCCTTTTTACGTTTATGTCCGCGTGGACCGACTTCCTGTGGCCGCTGCTGGTCCTGGATGCAAGCAATCCCACGCTCCAAACCGCGCTCAGCCAGCTGCAGTCCTCACGGTACGTGGACTACTCGGTAGTCCTCAGCGGCGCTGTACTGTCCACCATCCCCCTGCTCATCCTCTTTGTGCTGGCAGGCAAACAACTTATATCCGGAATTATGCAGGGAGCAGTGAAGGGTTAA